A portion of the Myxococcus stipitatus genome contains these proteins:
- a CDS encoding multiubiquitin domain-containing protein encodes MKNDEPLEYEDVGAALREDRALRPARSYRILVAQGDLSFRSVDVADPVPLGRQILASAGLDPRGGFSLFAILASGDFEDLRLDEPFDLRTRGAERFVAFQTDRDFKLTLDDDQLAWGKPAISGAALYTLAKVGKGQAVFLEVRGGEDRLISPQDLIDLTAPGIERFITGPMPARTFEIIVNARPRVVNDKRVTFEQVVQLAFPGSHEPNAVFSMTYRHAASKPHAGELGAGGSVEVKEKGTTFNVTKTVQS; translated from the coding sequence ATGAAGAATGACGAACCTCTGGAGTACGAAGACGTAGGAGCCGCGCTGCGGGAGGACCGGGCCCTGCGGCCCGCGCGGAGCTACCGCATCCTCGTCGCGCAGGGCGACCTCTCCTTCCGCTCCGTGGACGTGGCCGACCCCGTTCCCCTGGGACGGCAGATTCTCGCCAGCGCCGGACTGGACCCACGCGGGGGATTCAGCCTCTTCGCCATCCTGGCCTCCGGCGACTTCGAGGACCTCCGCCTCGACGAGCCGTTCGACCTTCGCACGCGCGGGGCCGAGCGCTTCGTGGCCTTTCAGACCGACCGCGATTTCAAGCTGACGCTGGATGACGACCAGCTCGCGTGGGGCAAGCCGGCCATTAGCGGCGCCGCGCTCTACACGCTCGCGAAGGTAGGCAAGGGCCAGGCGGTGTTCCTCGAGGTGCGCGGGGGGGAAGACCGGCTCATCTCGCCCCAGGACCTGATCGACCTCACGGCCCCGGGTATCGAGCGCTTCATCACCGGTCCTATGCCAGCCCGGACGTTCGAAATCATCGTGAACGCCCGGCCGCGCGTCGTGAACGACAAGCGGGTGACCTTCGAGCAGGTCGTCCAGCTGGCCTTCCCCGGCTCGCATGAGCCGAACGCCGTGTTCTCGATGACCTACCGCCACGCCGCCTCGAAGCCGCACGCCGGCGAACTCGGCGCCGGGGGCTCCGTTGAAGTCAAGGAAAAGGGGACGACTTTCAATGTCACGAAGACCGTTCAGTCATAG
- a CDS encoding ATP-dependent helicase, producing MMDAVELGRQVAAALHAQAVAGGLNPWYPYEFAVAEARRRGLDVEPTAAGAALLNGARATLIPSEGLILHENVGTPFMRAFLVAHELGHVELGDDPDTEPVREIDPARSAEPSPVGVERVVDYGRRQRREVQMDLFAREFLLPRTVVRKLHLEDGMSAAAVAARLGAPFDVVAQQFLDALLLPPIPPGHLEEWIERPLNPLQRAAAAHRGAAYLLEAGPGTGKTQTLTGRVEGLLADGVDPRRILLLTFSNKAAREMSERIARGNKAAATAMWIGTFHSFGLDLIHRFHAELGLPKEPRMMDRAEAVELLEQEFPRLGLVRYRNLYDPTQHISDILTAISRAKDEVVDEARYGALAEQMLRDARRPEEREAAERALEVARVYAAYEALKRRSHRIDFGDLVALPVRLLEGNPMIRAHLRGQYDHVLVDEYQDVNRSSVRLLAALRGSGENLWCVGDAKQSIYRFRGASSFNMARFGAEDFAGGSRGRLRRNYRSVEEVVSAFSAFAASMKAGDPDGGLESNRGAGGSRPELRTVDRAEQQTGALAEAIEEMRREGFAYRDQAVLCTGNETLSTLARDLERLGVPVLFLGSLFERPEVKDLLSLLSLLTDRWAMGLVRVACWPEFTMSLADVAAVFDHLRQANAVPGAWLHAPGAIAGVSQAGRAALEELARTLRDFDKAASPWTVLASVLLERTRMAARLASSSDVSDRTRGIAIWQLMNFLRVQPSGSGLPILRLLDRVRRLVRLGDDRDLRQLPAAAHGLDAVRLMTIHGAKGLEFPVVHVPGLNQDTLPRKPPLPPCPPPEGMVEGGHGSAAEVFRAGQAEEQECLFYVALSRARDRLVLYAPTKKSNGHARALSPFLDRLGASLGRRKVSPAPERLLPPETGEVALKVRGRLRFSEQQISLYGRCPRRFFYAHVLRIGGRRTTTAFMQMHEAVRTVYQAVVAGNGPIPEERELERGVMAAFDAHGLAGHGYVDDFKAVALSMLRYFLSVRAGSRSEPPADLLLTFAEDEIIVWPDDVLVRADGIRTFRRIRTGHFKSAETTDVGAAAFLLAIQRVFPGAVVELVHLADQTSRPLSLTTRELQSRQDKLIDFLQGIRQGRFPADPSVRMCPGCPAFFVCGPTPEGILSREF from the coding sequence ATGATGGACGCTGTCGAACTGGGGCGGCAGGTCGCGGCCGCGCTGCATGCGCAGGCGGTCGCTGGAGGACTCAATCCCTGGTATCCCTACGAGTTTGCGGTGGCGGAAGCCAGGCGCCGGGGGCTCGACGTCGAGCCCACGGCCGCCGGGGCCGCCTTGCTGAATGGGGCGCGTGCCACGCTTATCCCCAGCGAAGGTCTCATTCTCCATGAGAACGTCGGGACGCCCTTCATGCGAGCGTTCTTGGTGGCTCATGAGCTGGGCCATGTGGAGCTCGGGGATGACCCTGACACGGAACCGGTCCGGGAGATTGACCCCGCGCGCTCGGCGGAGCCCTCGCCGGTAGGCGTCGAGCGCGTGGTGGACTACGGCCGTCGACAGCGGCGCGAAGTACAGATGGATTTGTTCGCGCGCGAGTTCCTGCTTCCGCGCACCGTGGTGCGCAAGCTCCACCTCGAAGACGGGATGTCCGCTGCGGCTGTCGCGGCACGGCTCGGTGCGCCCTTCGATGTGGTGGCTCAGCAGTTCCTCGATGCGCTTCTCCTGCCGCCCATCCCTCCCGGGCACCTGGAAGAATGGATTGAGCGGCCGCTCAATCCGCTGCAGCGCGCCGCAGCCGCCCATCGCGGTGCTGCCTACTTGCTCGAAGCCGGCCCTGGCACCGGCAAGACCCAGACGCTCACCGGACGCGTCGAAGGGCTCCTGGCCGACGGCGTCGACCCCCGCCGGATTCTCCTGCTGACCTTCTCCAACAAGGCAGCCAGGGAGATGTCGGAGCGAATCGCTCGCGGGAACAAGGCGGCCGCGACGGCGATGTGGATCGGCACGTTCCATTCCTTTGGCCTGGACCTCATCCACCGCTTCCATGCCGAGTTGGGGCTCCCGAAGGAGCCACGAATGATGGACCGGGCCGAGGCCGTGGAGCTCCTCGAACAGGAGTTTCCACGGCTCGGGCTGGTGCGTTACCGCAACCTCTACGACCCGACCCAGCATATCTCCGACATCCTGACGGCGATCTCCCGCGCCAAAGATGAGGTCGTGGACGAAGCGCGCTATGGCGCGCTCGCCGAGCAGATGCTTCGCGACGCCAGGCGCCCCGAGGAACGGGAGGCGGCGGAGCGGGCGCTGGAGGTCGCTCGCGTCTATGCGGCCTACGAGGCCTTGAAGCGGCGGTCGCACCGGATTGATTTCGGTGATCTCGTGGCCCTGCCCGTGCGGCTCCTGGAAGGCAACCCCATGATTCGCGCTCACCTGCGGGGCCAGTACGACCACGTCCTGGTGGACGAGTACCAGGATGTGAACCGAAGCAGTGTCCGTCTCCTGGCAGCCTTGCGCGGCTCCGGTGAGAACCTCTGGTGCGTGGGGGATGCAAAGCAGTCGATCTACCGCTTCCGTGGCGCGTCGTCATTCAACATGGCTCGCTTCGGGGCGGAGGACTTCGCTGGGGGTTCGCGCGGCCGGCTGAGGAGGAACTACCGTTCGGTCGAGGAGGTAGTGAGTGCGTTCTCCGCCTTCGCCGCGAGCATGAAGGCCGGCGACCCGGATGGCGGTCTGGAATCCAACCGGGGCGCGGGTGGCAGCCGCCCCGAACTGCGCACCGTCGACCGTGCGGAGCAGCAGACGGGGGCGCTGGCTGAAGCAATCGAGGAGATGCGGCGTGAAGGCTTCGCCTATCGCGATCAGGCCGTGCTCTGTACGGGCAACGAGACGTTGTCGACGCTGGCACGCGACCTCGAGCGCCTGGGCGTTCCCGTCCTGTTCCTCGGAAGTCTGTTCGAGCGGCCGGAGGTCAAGGACCTGCTTTCCCTGCTGTCGCTCCTCACCGACCGCTGGGCCATGGGGCTCGTTCGAGTGGCCTGCTGGCCCGAGTTTACCATGTCGCTCGCCGACGTCGCCGCAGTGTTCGACCATCTACGCCAGGCCAACGCGGTGCCCGGTGCATGGTTGCACGCCCCTGGTGCGATAGCCGGGGTGTCCCAGGCCGGCCGGGCCGCACTCGAGGAACTGGCGAGGACGCTGCGCGACTTCGACAAGGCCGCGTCGCCATGGACCGTGCTCGCGAGCGTGTTGCTCGAACGGACGCGCATGGCTGCACGGCTGGCCAGCTCGTCCGACGTCTCCGATAGGACGCGTGGAATCGCAATCTGGCAGCTGATGAACTTCCTGCGCGTGCAGCCGTCTGGCTCCGGCCTACCCATTCTCCGCCTCCTCGACCGGGTGCGCAGGCTCGTTCGGCTGGGCGATGACCGCGACCTGAGGCAACTGCCCGCTGCAGCGCATGGCCTCGATGCGGTGCGGCTCATGACCATCCATGGCGCGAAGGGGCTGGAGTTCCCGGTCGTACATGTGCCCGGCCTCAATCAGGACACCCTGCCCCGAAAGCCGCCCCTGCCGCCGTGTCCTCCGCCAGAGGGCATGGTCGAAGGCGGGCACGGCAGCGCTGCGGAGGTCTTCCGCGCCGGGCAGGCCGAAGAGCAGGAGTGCTTGTTCTACGTGGCCCTGTCGCGGGCGCGTGACCGGCTGGTCCTCTACGCCCCGACGAAGAAGTCCAATGGACACGCCCGGGCGTTGTCCCCCTTTCTCGACCGGCTGGGGGCGTCCCTGGGCCGACGGAAGGTGAGTCCAGCCCCGGAGAGATTGCTGCCGCCCGAGACGGGCGAAGTCGCGCTCAAGGTTCGCGGCCGGCTTCGCTTCAGCGAACAACAGATTTCACTCTATGGGCGCTGCCCGCGGCGTTTCTTCTACGCGCACGTCCTGCGGATTGGCGGCCGCAGGACGACGACGGCCTTCATGCAGATGCACGAGGCGGTCCGCACCGTCTATCAGGCCGTCGTTGCTGGCAATGGACCGATTCCAGAGGAGCGCGAGCTGGAGCGAGGCGTGATGGCCGCGTTCGACGCCCACGGCCTGGCGGGGCACGGCTATGTCGACGACTTCAAGGCGGTCGCTCTTTCCATGCTCCGGTACTTCCTTTCGGTGCGTGCCGGGAGCAGGTCGGAGCCGCCGGCCGACCTCCTCCTGACCTTCGCTGAGGACGAAATCATCGTCTGGCCGGACGACGTGCTCGTGCGCGCGGATGGCATCCGGACGTTTCGTCGAATCCGGACCGGGCATTTCAAGTCGGCCGAGACCACGGACGTGGGCGCCGCTGCTTTTCTTCTCGCCATCCAGCGGGTCTTCCCTGGGGCCGTTGTCGAACTGGTCCACCTGGCCGACCAGACCTCGCGGCCCCTGAGCCTGACGACCAGGGAACTCCAGAGTCGTCAGGACAAGCTCATCGACTTCTTGCAGGGGATTCGGCAAGGGCGCTTCCCTGCCGACCCGTCGGTGCGCATGTGCCCAGGGTGCCCGGCCTTTTTCGTGTGTGGGCCTACGCCGGAAGGCATCCTCTCGAGAGAATTCTGA
- a CDS encoding DUF6527 family protein, whose protein sequence is MQYIPEQMEPGTLYVSMEYGTVAHRCCCGCGEEVVTPLTPTDWNLNYDGETISLRPSVGSWNLACRSHYVIDHGRVIEAGPWSDERIAAERRRDKIAKERYYGPSKTTEEAVPAAAVPPPKVDRGLYARLRRWLSRLLHGRSSAHAHKRDGGPVERERGFSGAEEGR, encoded by the coding sequence GTGCAGTACATCCCGGAGCAGATGGAACCGGGAACACTCTACGTTTCAATGGAGTATGGCACGGTTGCCCATCGTTGCTGCTGCGGCTGTGGCGAGGAGGTCGTGACGCCCTTGACGCCGACCGACTGGAATCTGAACTACGACGGCGAGACGATTTCGCTGAGGCCATCGGTCGGCAGCTGGAACTTGGCGTGCCGTTCGCACTATGTGATCGATCATGGGCGGGTGATTGAGGCCGGCCCCTGGTCCGACGAGCGGATTGCGGCGGAGCGTCGTCGGGACAAGATCGCCAAGGAGCGCTACTACGGCCCGTCCAAGACGACAGAAGAGGCCGTGCCGGCTGCTGCTGTTCCGCCGCCTAAAGTTGACCGAGGTCTGTATGCAAGGCTGAGGCGATGGCTGTCGAGGTTGTTGCATGGCCGCAGTTCAGCGCATGCGCATAAGAGGGATGGGGGCCCTGTTGAGAGGGAGAGAGGGTTCAGCGGGGCCGAGGAGGGCCGCTGA
- a CDS encoding ThiF family adenylyltransferase, with the protein MKRLRDEGYFVQLQGGFLIMREVPYVDAQRQVRMGSLISTLNMAGDVTRQPDTHVVYFDGNFPCQPNGTPIQGIANQSADFNLGSGVTAKHVFSSKPPNGYADYYEKMTTYASILSGPASVLKPGVSPRTFRMPEAEEDSVFNYTETASDRVGIGALTERLSTEKVAIIGLGGTGSYVLDFVAKTPVREIRLFDGDEFLQHNAFRAPGAASIEELREAPKKVDHLKAIYSRMHRRIVAHAVLLDVGNIHLLDGVSFAFVCVDAGPAKRVIVGRLEALGVPFVDVGMGLELVDGSLGGILRVTVSTPRKRDHVHKGRISFEGGGVDDLYSSNIQVADLNALNAVLAVIKWKKLRDFYRDLEREHHSTYTTDGNMLLNSDCE; encoded by the coding sequence TTGAAGCGGCTGCGCGACGAAGGCTACTTCGTGCAGCTCCAGGGGGGCTTTCTCATCATGCGTGAGGTGCCCTACGTCGATGCGCAGCGGCAGGTGCGGATGGGGTCGCTCATCTCCACCCTGAACATGGCGGGTGACGTCACTCGCCAGCCGGACACGCACGTTGTCTACTTCGATGGGAACTTCCCGTGTCAGCCCAACGGCACCCCCATTCAGGGGATTGCCAACCAGAGCGCTGACTTCAACCTTGGGAGCGGGGTGACCGCGAAGCACGTCTTTTCCAGCAAGCCTCCGAACGGCTATGCTGACTACTACGAAAAGATGACAACGTACGCGAGCATCCTCTCGGGGCCTGCATCCGTCCTGAAGCCAGGCGTCAGTCCCCGCACCTTCCGGATGCCGGAGGCCGAGGAGGACAGCGTCTTCAATTACACGGAGACCGCATCGGACCGCGTGGGAATCGGCGCGCTGACCGAGCGCCTCTCGACGGAGAAGGTGGCGATCATCGGCCTCGGTGGCACTGGCTCCTATGTGCTCGACTTCGTCGCCAAGACGCCGGTCCGGGAGATCCGGCTGTTCGATGGCGACGAGTTCCTGCAGCACAATGCGTTTCGCGCACCGGGCGCAGCGTCCATCGAGGAGTTGCGTGAGGCGCCGAAGAAGGTCGACCATCTGAAGGCTATCTATTCGAGGATGCACCGGCGGATTGTTGCCCATGCGGTCCTGCTCGACGTGGGCAACATCCACCTTCTGGATGGAGTCTCCTTCGCGTTCGTCTGCGTGGATGCAGGGCCCGCCAAGCGCGTCATCGTGGGTCGGCTGGAGGCGCTCGGGGTGCCGTTCGTGGATGTTGGGATGGGCCTGGAGTTGGTCGACGGCTCTCTCGGCGGCATCCTGCGGGTGACGGTGAGCACGCCGCGCAAGCGCGACCACGTTCACAAGGGCCGTATCTCCTTCGAAGGTGGCGGTGTGGACGACCTCTACTCCTCCAACATCCAGGTCGCCGACCTGAACGCGCTGAATGCAGTGCTGGCCGTCATCAAGTGGAAGAAGCTTCGAGACTTCTACCGCGACCTCGAGCGTGAACACCACAGCACCTATACGACCGACGGCAACATGCTCCTGAACAGTGATTGCGAATGA